gtatttacatttaattaaaactaaattatataatttgtatattttatttatttattatatacacaggGTACTAAATCAACAATTATAGCTGAAGAAGTGATTGGAAATATGAGAACTGTTCGTGCCTTTGCATCTGAATCTACAGAATGTGAAAGATTTTTGACAGAAATTGAAAATAACGGATTATTGCATAGGAAGTTAGGTTATGGTATTGGGCTCTTTCAAGTATGTACATCTATTTAATAAgctcttaaaacattttaactgtagttcaaaaatactatttttatttttaggctAGTAGTAATGTGTTCCTAAATGGCATTGTTTTGGGAACAATATTCCTCGGTGGACAACTTATGACGACCAGCAGTCTTGATCCTGGACAGCTTATGTCTTTTCTCATGGTTACCCAAATGCTTCAACATTCTTTAGGGCAATTCTCATTATTATTTGGTCATTATGTAAAAGGTGTCGCTGCAGGGTCCAGAATATTTGAAGTAAACTAtagacatttttcatttttttttttgctattaaaTGTCAtaaactatactctattcaggaTAAAAATACCCACTCAACTGGCAAAAATCTGTAGTGTCCAGGTATGTCTGTTGCCACAGTAAGCACTATTAGCGCCACTGTCCATTAGCCCACCAACAACCAGAGCCCCTGAATCTTGCAAAATAATCAATCTTGCTCAGTATGCTTGTCCAAATTTAGgcattattaaactaaattgagtataattattatcagttgaaatttttaaaactatgtatattgtttaatatttttatttttcaaactggactaattgtatgtatttatatttttcagtatatTAACAAGAGTCCTAAAACGCTGATTAACGTGGGTATTCAGATTCCACATCATTCTTTTAAACCGGAAATTGAATTTAaagatattacattttcatatccaACCAGACCTGAACAAGTAATGTTGACATTGTTGTTAacagaataatgaatattaatatttcagcaTGAATAGGGTCCACtatgtatgttataaaaatgtattgaaagtTAGagagtaaaaatacattttttatggctGGGGTGGCCACTAATCTTAATTATGTGAGCCACAAATTTATGAAGCTAATTCGAAGCAAGCCACATTGTTAAGAGatgaaaacacatttttaattttataacaaatgaaggaacatttatttatttatttatttatagagaCTCGTTGTGACCACTCCTGTTTATAGGATTTGATTTCATCACTGAACGCCAAACACAATCATTAAACCCCCAGGTGCAAATAGCACGCATTTTTTGAGGGAACTAAGTctttccataatattatctaaaaataattgcttAGTACTAagaactaaatttttaattgtggGACCAAGTGTCCAAGTCCACGGGTGCCTTATCCCCCTATTTGTGTCAATGGAGCCACCTCATTCTTATTATCTCAGCTTCAATACACTCCTATCTTAAGGAACAGTTCAATTTAGAAGATaacttatattgtttaaatatgatTTGTTAGGTTATATTAAAAGATTTCAATCTTACTCTCCCTCCTGGTAAAGTGGTTGCTGTTGTTGGATCTTCTGGAAATGGTAAATCTACTATTGCTGCGCTTCTCATgaggtacatatttttgttgtttttaattttttctttttaatgaattatcaCTATTTTTTGCTGTATTGTTCATAGATTTTATGATGTTAATTCAggaagtataataatagatgGTGTAGACATTAAAAATCTTGATCAGACTTGGCTGCGTAAGAGAGTAATTGGATTAATTAATCAAGAACCAATACTGTTTGCTATGTCTATCTTAGAAAACATACGTTATGGAAAACCTGAGGCAACAGACAttgaggtaaaaaaaaaaatattgattgagtTGACAATTAAAGTCTGaaatgtaatttgaaaaattataggtTATTGAAGCTGCAAAAATAGCCAATGCTGATTCTTTTATCACCTCTTTTCCCAATGGCTATAATACAATAGTTGGAGAACGAGGTGTAACAGTTTCGGGAGGACAAAAACAAAGAATAGCCATTGCAAGAGCTATTTTGAAAAACCCAGCAATACTTATATTAGATGAAGCCACAAGGTCTGTTAAGAAGACGTAACACtggtatttgttgtctccgtcttaccagtgtgtaacatagcaaatttacgctcgtACAATCGTAGCTTCATTAGTTTAAAcgttagagtgaattgacctattatgaaacttgatggtaagaacattatctgtatttgtacgttggttttttttacaataattctgtttttaaatGACTTTTGAGCATTTtaatttacagtatattatatacgcataacttgctaaaaaattgaacaatcgtaaaaaaccaacatacaaacacagttaatattcttaccataaagtttcataataagttaattcactataatttttaaactaacgaagctacacatgttctgctgagcgtaaatttgctatgttacgcacttgtaagacggagacaacaaataccaGTGTGTCGTCATCAAAATATCAGTTCTCTATTTTTGTATGTCAcataaatatgaaatgtaaaattCATAAGCTTTTAGTCTAGTCAAAATGAGATCGGTCTTCTCTATCAATCATTTTGTAGTGGTCAGCACCTGGTTAGGGTCTGCGTTATTGCTGgtaataatgtacattttgtacttaaaattttgTGTAATTAGACATATAATTAAATGCTCCCATTGATAGTGGCAAATACTCTATATGTGATTTTATGGTTATACATCAgccaatgtatattatgtgctatCAAAGATCAACCTGATTTTGAACCGACTAATTTACTAAGAGTACTTTTAATCATGTTAGGTAACTATTAATTACAGGTTTAAACACGAAACTAACTACGGGTTAcaaaagttataagtattatttgtaaaaatataaatctaaataaaaatgataaaaatgaattatacaatatttttactagtGATAGTAAAAGAGTTTCCTATTAAGCTTTAAACTttcctattatattaatgcTCTTGGTTAAATGTTATGAATTTGAaacttcatttttatattttatattattagagtaGTAGTCTTAACCTATTATATgtcaaaacaaatacattataattatgacaaatattaatatttttacttatagtgCACTTGATACAGAGTCTGAAATGCACGTGCAATCAGCATTAGAATCTGTAGCAAATGGAAAAACAGTTTTAGTAATTGCTCATCGATTGAGCACTGTAAAGAATGCAGATGTAATTGTAGTTTTGAATAAAGGTGAAATTGTTGAAGtaagtagttaaaatattacttaaaattcataaatatggcaaattaatttaatgataatccGCAAggttaattacataaaattaaatttaaatacagttaCTAATTTAATGACTTAACTTtgatttctattaattttctattaatcTTTAGTATAAAATTTGCTTTAATGTTGTTTCCTGTTTTAAAGATATAACCAATTATAACCTCATATTGGATGttgagcaatataatattttatatatatatatattatatttgatgagaacttatatttatcaaaaaattattataaataaaaatcggtACTGGTTTAGTTGACACTCACACAGAAAGTATTCCCTTATGACTCAGATTTAATTAACTCCCGCCACTTAATTGtctcatattttttatgttcttatcatacctatatttttattttgtttgtgttaggcgcatattttaacagtaatatggtaggtataacataggtaggcatataatttaaaactggtaaaataaaaatgtaaataaaggtgtaacctacataatttttcatcatgtattattaaatttatactatgTGTGTACCACAGGTAAAAGAGGTGCAAAATACTTGAACCAGTGTTGTATAGTATAATCTATGCTATATACGTTTGAAACTCATATTTGGTTAATTCCTTGTATTTTACATGATGGATACTATATATAGATTAGTTCAGTATTTTGTTGATAGCAAAATCGCCAATAAGAAGAAGATTTTAAACATAAGTTAATTTTCAGCACAATCAAACATTACTATACAATTCTAGAACttgattatatgaaaattattagagaaaaccaaaattgtatttcatacaGACATTTAcacct
This portion of the Acyrthosiphon pisum isolate AL4f chromosome A1, pea_aphid_22Mar2018_4r6ur, whole genome shotgun sequence genome encodes:
- the LOC100169030 gene encoding ATP-binding cassette sub-family B member 8, mitochondrial: MLRLFCTKPINLSTLRSFITRQPTRSYSSLTKKAANKIPIPVSSINLSKLNPRWMLVGSVGYIGCRYLLNGSNIVHCQHIEQESTSDNHFDWNKLLSYLSPDLFNLIAAIATAFIVALCNLSIPINLQHVINTILQFARDGVPFDFKKLSDPLFKLIALYIMQGISTFICISMLSKVGENVAIRMKYNLFSSILQQELEFFDKTRTGDILQRLTTDVQDFKSSFKLVIIQGLKNATQLIGGVYALYNTSPEMTGAVAIILPTIIVIGTFLGSILRKLSKLAQEQGTKSTIIAEEVIGNMRTVRAFASESTECERFLTEIENNGLLHRKLGYGIGLFQASSNVFLNGIVLGTIFLGGQLMTTSSLDPGQLMSFLMVTQMLQHSLGQFSLLFGHYVKGVAAGSRIFEYINKSPKTLINVGIQIPHHSFKPEIEFKDITFSYPTRPEQVILKDFNLTLPPGKVVAVVGSSGNGKSTIAALLMRFYDVNSGSIIIDGVDIKNLDQTWLRKRVIGLINQEPILFAMSILENIRYGKPEATDIEVIEAAKIANADSFITSFPNGYNTIVGERGVTVSGGQKQRIAIARAILKNPAILILDEATSALDTESEMHVQSALESVANGKTVLVIAHRLSTVKNADVIVVLNKGEIVEVGDHNTLLKKKGFYWNLMNQQTSDKANAA